In Iodobacter fluviatilis, one DNA window encodes the following:
- a CDS encoding fimbrial protein — MMFKKTLFVLFYLLSIHSAMAIDFNFKGKLVEVPCQLFAGSEAQMVDLGVADKNYLYRNKRSITHRFQIRLEQCDISIRKTLEIIFSGPESIAQPGLLMPDMQLNSAEGIAVGLRFLDKDLPLGKSTGALTLLSGTNVFNFTAFIQADPEAIKNKSIKEGLFNSTAQFSLIYP; from the coding sequence ATGATGTTTAAAAAAACACTTTTTGTTTTGTTTTATTTGCTGAGTATTCATTCTGCAATGGCTATTGATTTTAATTTCAAAGGTAAATTAGTGGAAGTGCCGTGCCAATTGTTTGCGGGTAGTGAGGCTCAAATGGTTGACTTAGGTGTAGCAGATAAAAATTATTTGTACAGAAATAAGCGATCAATAACACACCGCTTTCAAATACGGCTGGAGCAGTGCGATATCAGTATCAGGAAAACACTTGAAATTATTTTTTCAGGTCCTGAAAGTATTGCACAGCCCGGCTTGCTGATGCCTGATATGCAGCTTAACAGCGCAGAAGGAATTGCGGTAGGTTTGCGGTTTTTAGATAAAGACTTGCCGCTGGGAAAATCAACAGGAGCGTTGACTTTACTATCTGGGACAAATGTTTTTAATTTTACGGCTTTTATACAGGCTGATCCTGAGGCAATTAAAAATAAGAGTATTAAAGAAGGGCTGTTTAATTCAACAGCCCAGTTTTCTCTGATTTACCCCTGA
- a CDS encoding response regulator — MPNISTTIHSLHKNEHKPILKNFHSDNEKKSYSESSNMNCYSQTQDQQVQTILIVEDHIVSQTTISHQIKELGYIPLIAKMGCDVLAMLGSAQWQGISLILMDCIIPDIDGYSISKYIRLFEKKHALPPIPIIAISANKDNDHRKKCIDSGMNGLLSKPLYPAELKKILHAWLKAPAGPASVYLPLTIQDLGILFIDSTNADLKELSMAVKLADNKRAINYAHRIYGSALSVDAKEIAEIAGKLERILIEEKQVNDSALQAIENLSSAIQKWEQIHS, encoded by the coding sequence ATGCCAAACATCAGTACTACAATTCACTCTCTTCACAAAAACGAGCACAAACCTATCCTAAAAAACTTTCACAGTGATAATGAAAAAAAATCTTATTCAGAATCTAGCAATATGAATTGCTATTCACAAACACAAGACCAACAAGTACAAACGATACTTATCGTAGAAGATCATATAGTAAGCCAGACCACGATCAGCCATCAGATCAAAGAATTAGGCTATATTCCCTTAATTGCGAAAATGGGATGCGATGTATTGGCGATGTTGGGAAGCGCACAATGGCAAGGAATTTCACTGATACTAATGGACTGCATTATTCCTGATATCGACGGATACAGCATCAGCAAATATATCAGGCTTTTTGAAAAAAAACACGCACTCCCCCCCATTCCTATCATTGCCATTTCTGCCAACAAAGATAATGATCACAGAAAAAAATGCATTGACTCCGGAATGAATGGTTTACTTTCAAAACCTCTTTATCCGGCTGAATTAAAAAAAATCCTGCACGCATGGCTTAAAGCACCTGCTGGCCCGGCCTCTGTGTATCTTCCACTGACCATTCAGGATCTGGGCATCCTGTTTATCGATTCAACGAATGCCGACCTTAAAGAACTAAGCATGGCTGTAAAACTCGCCGACAATAAACGCGCCATAAACTACGCACATCGTATTTATGGATCCGCATTATCTGTTGATGCAAAAGAGATCGCGGAAATAGCAGGGAAACTGGAAAGAATTTTAATTGAAGAAAAGCAAGTAAACGACAGCGCCCTGCAAGCAATTGAAAATCTGAGCTCCGCTATACAAAAATGGGAGCAGATTCATTCATGA
- a CDS encoding threonine/serine dehydratase, which produces MNTLLSRIVHAHQALRPQVAVTPLSYSAALSRLSGCEVYLKCEHLQHTGSFKFRGASNKLLQLDAQARAQGVITGSTGNHGLAVARAAKIAGVKVTVYTPANASQIKLDAIEALGAQVIKLNATPLEAEQEAARQAIYLQQTFISPYNDIDVIAGQGTIGMELNEQCNTLSAVFASVGGGGLIAGLGTAIKHFQPAAQITGCWPANAATLYASLQAGRLIDIEETDTLSDGTAGGVEAGSITFPLCQKVIDDKVLLTETEIKQAMHLLAQHERWIVEGAAGVAMAGMLKQAPQYQGKAVAVVLCGRNIVLQKFLAAI; this is translated from the coding sequence ATGAATACCTTGCTTAGCCGTATTGTGCACGCTCATCAGGCGCTTCGCCCCCAAGTTGCAGTCACTCCGCTTAGCTATAGCGCGGCCCTGTCGCGGCTAAGTGGCTGCGAGGTTTATCTTAAATGCGAGCACTTACAGCACACGGGCTCATTTAAATTTCGTGGCGCAAGCAATAAATTGCTCCAGCTAGACGCGCAAGCCAGAGCGCAAGGCGTTATCACTGGATCCACCGGCAACCACGGGCTGGCCGTTGCACGTGCGGCTAAAATTGCGGGTGTAAAAGTCACTGTATACACCCCAGCCAACGCCTCCCAGATAAAGCTCGACGCCATTGAAGCCTTGGGCGCGCAGGTCATCAAGCTGAATGCAACGCCACTGGAGGCCGAGCAGGAAGCCGCCCGCCAGGCAATTTATTTACAACAGACCTTCATATCCCCTTACAACGATATCGACGTTATCGCAGGTCAGGGCACGATTGGCATGGAGCTGAATGAGCAGTGCAATACACTCAGCGCCGTCTTTGCATCGGTAGGTGGCGGTGGCCTCATTGCGGGCCTTGGCACCGCCATAAAACACTTTCAGCCCGCCGCTCAGATCACCGGCTGCTGGCCAGCCAATGCCGCCACACTCTATGCCTCACTGCAAGCGGGCCGCCTGATCGACATCGAAGAAACCGATACCCTCTCTGATGGCACCGCAGGCGGTGTTGAAGCCGGATCGATCACCTTTCCTCTTTGCCAAAAAGTGATCGATGACAAGGTTTTGCTCACCGAAACAGAGATCAAACAAGCCATGCATCTGCTGGCACAGCATGAGCGCTGGATCGTCGAAGGTGCAGCGGGTGTCGCAATGGCAGGCATGCTGAAGCAAGCGCCACAATACCAAGGCAAAGCCGTAGCAGTGGTGCTATGCGGGCGCAATATTGTGCTGCAAAAATTTCTTGCTGCCATTTAG
- a CDS encoding helix-turn-helix transcriptional regulator, producing MDKITSNHLADRSQQLLERHRHIADGISILLAPHVEVIIHDLTTQTIAHLANNFSQREIGDASALDDMTFGPDEQIIGPYDKLNWDGRRLRSISILLRDDNDNAIGMLCMNMDISVFENAQTALNLLMPHAAIKPQPEKLFRDDWQERINTFLHQWLREHHLELAYLTSQHKRELVHQLYAEGAFEGKSTANYVAKILNMGRATVFKYLKEAKGN from the coding sequence ATGGATAAGATCACATCGAATCACCTTGCGGACCGCAGCCAGCAGCTGTTGGAACGCCACAGACATATTGCGGATGGAATCAGCATTCTTCTTGCTCCCCATGTAGAAGTGATCATCCATGATTTAACAACGCAAACCATTGCGCATCTAGCTAATAATTTTTCTCAGCGGGAAATTGGCGATGCCTCAGCCTTAGATGATATGACCTTCGGCCCTGATGAACAGATCATAGGCCCTTACGACAAGCTTAATTGGGATGGCCGTCGCCTGCGCTCCATCTCAATATTGCTGCGCGACGATAACGACAACGCCATTGGCATGCTATGCATGAATATGGATATTTCAGTATTTGAGAATGCCCAAACTGCGCTAAACCTCTTGATGCCCCATGCAGCAATCAAGCCGCAGCCGGAAAAACTGTTCAGAGATGACTGGCAGGAACGAATCAACACTTTTTTACATCAGTGGCTGCGCGAGCACCATCTCGAACTCGCCTATCTAACAAGCCAGCACAAACGTGAATTGGTGCATCAGCTGTATGCCGAAGGGGCTTTCGAAGGGAAAAGCACTGCAAATTACGTCGCTAAAATATTAAACATGGGGCGTGCAACCGTATTTAAATACTTAAAAGAAGCCAAAGGAAATTAA